A genome region from Longimicrobium sp. includes the following:
- a CDS encoding gluconokinase, producing MSKPCVLAVDVGSSSVRAQLYDARGRPVGDGPAAQVPVRWRTHPRGAMETDADTLVRAALTALDRSVKLARAARMEIGAVALDTLWHGVMGVDANGRALTPLHAWGDTRARDDATRLREGIDADAAHARTGCFVHESYPAARLVWLRRTQGDTFPRAAAWLSIGEHLGERLLGVRRTSLSMASGTGLLDVRRCAWDAEMLAACGISEAHLSELSDEPMRGLRAPFARRWPELAGVPWFPALGDGACATLGSGAAEPGRIALTVGTSAAVRVLREDPAPRVPDGLWLYRLDARRTVAGRALSNAGNTFAWLRRTLRLPRPERLEAMLAAAADRPVPHLHVIPTLLGERPPLSEREEAATIAGMTMDTTPTEIWRAWLQAVAMRVAEAVAAVEREYGRAEEIVASGGALHASDAFRRIVERALGRPVTLRPAGDDTARGAALVALERIGA from the coding sequence ATGAGCAAGCCGTGCGTGCTGGCGGTGGACGTGGGCTCGTCGTCGGTGCGCGCACAGCTGTACGACGCGCGCGGCCGGCCGGTGGGCGACGGCCCCGCGGCGCAGGTGCCCGTGCGCTGGCGCACCCACCCGCGCGGCGCGATGGAGACGGACGCCGACACCCTCGTACGCGCGGCACTCACCGCGCTCGACCGGTCAGTGAAGCTCGCGCGCGCGGCGCGGATGGAGATCGGCGCCGTGGCGCTCGACACCTTGTGGCACGGGGTGATGGGCGTCGACGCCAACGGCCGCGCACTCACCCCGCTCCATGCCTGGGGCGACACGCGCGCCCGCGACGACGCCACGCGGCTTCGGGAGGGGATCGATGCGGACGCCGCACACGCGCGCACCGGCTGCTTCGTGCACGAGAGCTATCCGGCCGCGCGTCTGGTCTGGCTCCGCCGTACGCAGGGCGATACCTTCCCGCGCGCCGCGGCCTGGCTCTCCATCGGCGAGCACCTGGGCGAGCGGCTGCTCGGCGTCCGCCGCACCTCGCTGTCGATGGCGTCGGGGACGGGGCTGCTGGACGTGCGCCGCTGCGCGTGGGACGCGGAGATGCTGGCCGCGTGCGGCATCTCCGAGGCGCATCTCTCCGAGCTGTCGGATGAGCCGATGCGGGGCCTGCGGGCGCCGTTCGCGCGGCGCTGGCCCGAGCTGGCCGGGGTCCCGTGGTTCCCCGCGCTGGGCGACGGCGCCTGCGCCACGCTCGGCAGCGGCGCCGCCGAGCCGGGCCGCATCGCGCTGACGGTGGGGACGAGCGCCGCCGTCCGCGTGCTGCGCGAGGACCCGGCGCCGCGCGTGCCGGACGGGCTCTGGCTCTACCGGCTGGACGCGCGCCGCACCGTGGCCGGGCGGGCGCTCTCGAACGCGGGAAATACCTTCGCCTGGCTGCGTCGCACGCTCCGCCTTCCCCGCCCCGAGCGGCTGGAGGCGATGCTGGCGGCCGCGGCGGACCGGCCCGTCCCGCATCTCCACGTCATCCCCACCCTGCTGGGCGAGCGCCCGCCGCTGTCGGAGCGCGAGGAAGCCGCCACCATCGCGGGGATGACGATGGACACCACGCCGACCGAGATCTGGCGCGCCTGGCTGCAGGCGGTGGCGATGCGCGTGGCGGAGGCGGTCGCAGCGGTGGAGCGGGAGTACGGCCGCGCGGAGGAGATCGTGGCCAGCGGCGGCGCGCTGCACGCGTCGGATGCGTTCCGCCGCATCGTGGAGCGCGCGCTGGGCCGCCCCGTCACCCTCCGCCCCGCCGGCGACGACACCGCCCGAGGCGCCGCGCTGGTCGCCCTGGAGCGCATCGGCGCCTGA
- a CDS encoding PRC-barrel domain-containing protein: MTNDDLDRVVPLDELDDFRIARDDPDPRGWEVVAADGRKIGEVDELLVDTGAMKVRYLDVDLDDEIVAGEHDRHVLVPIGYARLDRDHDRVIVDEITSGDLRAIPAYDHGPITRDFETSVRDSWRRDREPPAPERMRADAQDDFYADDIYDESAFWAARRSTGLGGALGDLGRDPGRPRDVQR; encoded by the coding sequence ATGACAAACGACGACCTGGACCGCGTGGTCCCGCTGGACGAGCTCGACGACTTCCGCATCGCCCGCGACGACCCCGACCCGCGCGGATGGGAGGTGGTGGCGGCGGACGGGCGCAAGATCGGCGAGGTCGACGAGCTGCTGGTGGACACCGGCGCCATGAAGGTGCGTTACCTGGACGTGGACCTGGACGACGAGATCGTGGCGGGCGAGCACGACCGGCACGTGCTGGTGCCCATCGGCTACGCGCGCCTGGACCGCGACCACGACCGGGTGATCGTGGACGAGATCACCTCGGGCGACCTGCGCGCGATCCCCGCGTACGACCACGGCCCCATCACGCGCGACTTCGAGACCTCGGTGCGCGACAGCTGGCGCCGCGACCGCGAGCCGCCCGCGCCGGAGCGGATGCGGGCCGACGCGCAGGACGACTTCTACGCCGACGACATCTACGACGAGTCGGCCTTCTGGGCCGCGCGGCGCTCCACCGGCCTGGGCGGCGCGCTGGGCGACCTGGGCCGCGACCCCGGCCGTCCCCGCGACGTCCAGCGGTGA